The sequence GGTAGGGGCATGCTTAATAGCACCAGGGCCGAACTTGTTGGCGAGGTATTCCGCAAAACAGAAGTTATTTACTGCAATACCAGCAAAACAAATTTATTCTTTGATACAATATGTAAGACCTATGGCGTATACTTTATCTAGTTAATTGAGTAATTCCAAATAGTTTTTTAATCTCTGATTAGCTTGATCTTTTCTAAGCTACCGTTCTTTTGAGACTATCTTATGACACCCATATTAATTTTTTTCATCGAAGTATTTGGCATAATAAGAAAATGAAATTTACCTTCAGAATCAGAGGATTCGAAAGTATGGATGTTATGTATATGTTGGACAATGTGACTTCCACTTCCACGCAGGCTTTCTAGAAACTGATTTGGCATATCTGTCAGATACATCTGGTGGAGTGTCTTAATGTACTTGATGCCATTGGGTACTGCCTTTAGATTCCCTAAGCCAAACAACTCCAACTGAATTAGACGCATCATTGTTCCGCCCTCTATCTCAATCCAATTCAGATTCTTCATGCTAGCTAATTGCAGATAATTGAGCTTGGGGAACCATCCAGCACAAAAAGTTAACTGTTCCCCATCATATGTCCCATGGAGCCGTAGATCAACTAGATTTAACATGTGGGAGAAGGAGCTAATCGGATCCTTCTTCAGACCAGACCAGTCTATTTTTAACCATGTTAACTTCTCAAAATTGTAAAATATGGATGGAAGCTCACCTGCATCCAACTTTCCTGCCAGTCGGAAGAACCTCAGGTGTGGCAAGGGCTTTAGCATTCTAAAATCAAGAACCTCATCCATATCAAACGCAGAAATAACCAACCTACTCAGGTTAGGCATCTCTGTCAAGGAATTCCATAACTCTGCAATATAGCATTGTCGCACTTTCACTATAGCCAAACTTCTCAATGATTTCAAGTTCCCCAGCTGGGAAACCAAATCTTTATTGGCTGAAACAATCTGTAAAGCTTGCAGATTCTTTAGATGACAAATGCTACCAAGAATTTTTGTTGCACTGAAGCAATCCCGTGATCTTTCTTGAAGATCATGGACCATAAATACATGTAAATGCCGCAAACTAGTTAGCATAGTGAGTTCCAGTGGCAACTCCTTCACATAGCTGAATCTGAGATCCAAAACTTGTAggttaacaagtttttttataGACGTCGGTATATTCTTCACTTTTGTATGCGAAAAATCTAGATAACGCAAGATATACAATTCTGTGACCACGCCTGGCACTTCCTCAACATTGGCAAATTTTAGGCATAGGACCCTCAGTAGTCTAAAACGTGATAAACTATCATATATCCAAGAAGATGGTACTTCAGTGTCAAATAAAATGAATGAATGGAGCCGTGAACCAGCTGAAGTATTAGAGGTCTGGGCACCTCTTTGGATGCATAAACGTCGGGCTTCATGGCAACCTTGGGATATACCAACATCACCAAAAGCAATGCCAAACTTCTCATTTTTAGCAACGATTGAGGTTAACTCCCGCACAAGATCATGCATCAAAAATGTTCTTGCCTTTCCACATGCATTCCTTTCTGTGACTAGAAGAAGAGAGCGTTGAGTCAGTTCCGTAAGGTAACACTCAGCAACTTCCTCCATTGTTGTTCCATCTCCTCTGTCCTCCACAAGACCTTCCGCAATCCATAGCTTCGAAATCAGTTTTCTTTTGATCTTGTAATCTTCAGGATAGAGTGCACAGTATAGAAAGCAGCTCCTCAGATAGCATGGGAGATCATTTAAGCTCATATTCAGAACATTAGAAATCCAACTGAGCTCTGGATTGTTTGCTAATTGCCAGCTAAGCTGCTTGTAGAAAAATGCCCACTCATGTTCCTTGTCACGGTATGCCAGAATACTTCCAATGGTTACAATGGCCAGTGGCAATCCTTGGCAATTGGCAACAATTTTATGTGCCCAAGACCTTACATTTTCAGGACATATATTATCTTGTGAAGATCGAAAagcctttttacaaaatagttccCAAGATTCAGCATAGTTAAGGGTATTAAGTTCAATGACATAATTGTCAGCAGCCAAAGAAGACACATCTTTTCTCCGGGTTGTTATCAGCACTTTACTTCCACAATTGTTTCTGGCAAATGCATAGTTCAAAAATAACCAAACATCTTTGTCCCATACATCATCCAGGACAATGAAATATTTTTTGTCCTGCAAATAGCTTTGTATCACCTCAACCAATCTCATACGCCTCATGGCCAAGAAACCACTTGCCTTGCGTGCTCTTTCATCTATTAGCTGATTTATAATTTCTCTTAGTAGCTCCTCAACTTGAAAAGTCTGAGACACAGTAATCCATGCGTGGCAATCAAAAGATGTTATGATCTTCTGATTCTTGTAGACACTGCTTGTGATAGTAGTTTTGCCTAAACCTCCCATACCGAAGACGGCCATTAGATTTCTGTCCTGTCTCTCTTCAAGTAGCCATTCTGTCAATTGACCAATTTCATCAACATGTCCCACTATCTCAGAATTATCAGTTAGATACGCAGAATCTGACATGTAAAGCTGATTGGCGAGCTGAAAATCGTTTTTCTTGTCTACTTTACCTACCAAGAGGCCATACCGATTCCTCATTTCCCCTAGCCTCTGAATTCGAGTTTCTACTTGACTGATCTGGCTATGAAACTTCTGCCATGCTACAAAGTTCTTGATTTGATGGAACTTTCTTTTGAAGAAGCTGCTTGTATCCACAGCTTGCACAGTAAGGTAAGCATACTCATCAATGATGTCTTCAACCTCATGAGCAACATCTCTAACCTGATCCAACCATGCATCAAATGCCTTGTCACCAAATCTCTGTGCACTAACCTGGCCAATAAAGGCCTGCAGAATCAATAGTTCACCCTCAATTTGTTTCATGCTATGCTCAAAATCTGTCATGATCGGTGCTACTTCCACCACCTCTGTGCCAATCTTCTGTAGTGCCTCTTCTCCCAAGGAGAGAGCAACTTTTCTGAGAACTATAAACAGAGCATCCGCCATATTTCCTCTAGTGGCTCAAAAAATCTTCACAGCTCTGCGAtaattagaaaaataaataaatggcAAGTTAGTCAAATACAATCTTGCTGTCCAAAATGGAAGTAACTTCAGAAGAATGAAATGGATGTTTGGtgttggggggtggggggggggatgATCAGGCAGGAGAGCTGCCTATTATATTGGAAAAGGATGTCGCTTCTGGCCGATTAGCAAGCAGAATAAAGCCAAGTCACGAATAAGCTATCAGCCTATCACTGTCTGAGATTaaattcagcaaaaaaaaaaagaacaaggtATGATTCCTATAAACCCAAAGATGTGGCATACATGATAGCCATGATTCCACTACCCAGGAATTGGCTTGGCCCGAGATGCCCATAACGTGTTCGACGAATCGATTGCAACAACAGCGTGGAagctaaaaaaaaaaggagtttTTTTACGGAGTGAAAGGGGTGGATGGGTCAGGCGAGCATCAGAGCAAAAGGTATcagacggaggaggaggagcgagaAGGCGTGGCTACCTCGTGGAGCAGAGGATGGGAGGAGCAAGACCAAGACGAAGGAGAAGCCGAAGAAGATGGGAGGCGACGGCGGTCGAAGCCTTGAAGGATTGCACCTCCGCGACCATGCCCCCCGCCCCGCGTCGCACTTATTAGCTTCGCAAATTGCAATCAAGCCttcgccgctgccgtcgctctGATGCAACCCGACGACTCCTAGTAGGCACGCGAGAGTCAAGACACGGCACTCCTCGGCGGGAGTAGAGAGAGGTTTGGGTGAGAGGTAAATTGCAAATTTGACCAGTTTCAGAAACTAATGCTGAAAAAAGAACTCGAGGAGCTAGTcaggaggagccgaggagggaTGCGGACAGACGCGGACCAGAGGTTGTCTGTTATAGCTTCAGCTTGTCTTCAAATAGTTGGTGAAGCagctttttttttatgaaatagGTTTTTTGGTGAAGCTAAAACTATTTTAAAAAATACTTGGTGAAAGAGTTTTTTTCTAGTGAAGGTAGGTGAAACCACGTTGTTATGGTTTCACCCTACTAGTGGAAGCACGTGGATGATGTTATGGCTGGCTTCAAGTTCGAAGcagatccaaaaaaaaattgtttgtcaTAGCTACATTTTGGATCGCGATTAGTACATCCATTAACAGTAAGTGAATAAAGTTTATCATTAATGTGTGGATATCTGTCAAACACGGGTACTCTACACCATAAAAATTTAACCTCCTAATAAATTTGGCATCCGGAGAGTGGCATCACAGGTCTCCTGTCCGTGCAGCTAGCCGTCCCCGTGAGGCGGCGTTCTGGTTGCAGATAGACTTGGAGGCCGCACGCAAAGGTTCCATACCATGAGCATTAGCCTTAGCTCTCTCAAGGATCTCACAATATCAGACGCAAAGGTTACAGACGATTGCAAAACTGCGAGTTGGTTTATATATATTCATTTTTCTCATTGACAAGTTTCTATTGCCTCTCATTGCCTAGTTTTCGTGTTTAAACTTTGGCCTTGCATTATGCTAGTATAGACCTCTATTACTTAAGAATTGTTCCGCACACTTAACCCAGTACAAGCCTTCATTCTGATATTCCCTGATTGAAATAAATAACCAATGGAAAACAGTGCAGACCCAGGTAAGTGCACATCATTCACAACAATGAGAAGCCTATGTTTATTCAGTTCGAATCATCAGGTATCCAAAAAAATGTTGTAGATGACATTACAGAATTGACAAATACTTGGCCAACAACTGTTGTAAGTACAGTGCGTGCAAGGAGCGTGGCTCAACAGAGACAAGAGCAAATATGAAGTTATGACCAATCAAGTCACAACAAAATCTAACAGACTACAGGTGACCCAAAAATGGATTTCCTTGTTCGTGACCCAGCAAAATCTCTGCCTCTGTAGAGAAACACAAACCGAGTCTCCAACAGGAGCACGGGAAAACCTTAGGGATCTGGGGATGCTGGAGCCTACAAGCTTCTGTAGTCAAGGACAGTGACTTCCTCATCAGGAGCATCAAGGTCATTGTAACTGCAACCAAAAGTCAGGTATGAGTTGCATGACCTTACTGAAACAGAGGTACAGGATCCCAAAAGATAATTAGCCTTCACAGCAACAAAATAGCAAGGTGCGCATTAGAGCAACCAAACAAGAGGAAACAGAAATTATCGAATTCAGTATTGACCTTCGCAAACGGCGAGGATCATGGCGGAAATTTGGAGGCATAGTTATAATCGGTGCCGGCCCACCCATCATCGGCCCGAGCATTCCCGTGTTCCCATGAGGTGCACCATTAGGTTCAAATGGAGGAGGTGGCCCTTGCTCTCTCAGCATATGCATTGCTATCTCTGGAGGTGCGGGAACAAATGGACCCAAGGGACTGAAAACAATAGCGACCACACTAGTTAGCACTGATCAGTCCATAATTTCAACTAAAATATACTGATTAGAATGCCTTTCCACTTACCCAGCACCAGGTACAGGCATCAATATTGGTGGAGCAGGAAATTCAGCAACAAAAGGAGCATTAGAGCCTCGCCCACGGAAAGCATCAAGCATCTGATCATCAGGCCTGTCACGGCTCGGAGAGCGATCACCTCTACCATATTGACCTCCCTCTGCCTTGTCATTGTCTCTATTATTACCACGGTCAAATCTCAGACGACTGTCCATGCCAGGTCTCCGTCTTCCTCTGTCCTGCAAATCAGAAGTTGCATCATGGATCAACGATGTAGACCCCAAATTGAAATTTCAATATCCGCCAATGCGCCAAATTTTGCTACAGTCTCATGTACtcgatttttcttctttttttgccaGCAGCACCTATGGACAAAATTATTATGCTCCAAATTTGAATGAGCAAAAGTTTTAATGGAGGTCCAGAAAGCCAGACTGTTGACAGAACTCACTAGTTGACTAATGTTAAAGTTGAGAGATATACTAATTCCACCCAGGCTATTAAATACTAAGTTGTTCTCCTTTCACCCAAGCAGGCAAGCAGTTTAACTGTCCATTCAAGATCCCCAACATGCAGGCATCTCTGCCACATCCCCAAGGATATAACGCTTCACGAgatataaaaaaaaaaagaaaaggacataACTTTCACCATCAGAAGCCAGCAATCTCATCGCACTGGAGCCCTGGCTCAAAGGAATTTACCAGTCCACCAGTAACAAAAAGGTACAAACTATATAATCTTCAtcatcaaaaggaaaaaaaaaaagaaattccaaTGTAGACTAAATTTTGTGAAAGAACAGTGACCCATAAAATGATTATATGTACCCTACAGAATGTTACTAGCGAAGTATAGCCAACTTTAATTGAAGCTATAACAATTAAGGCCAGACACGTCATGTCAGAATAACACACTAAATTTGCAGATTATGAATTTCATTAAGGTAGGAAAATGGAGTCTTGCTCTTACCGGTGCAGATTGTTGCATTACCGGTGTTCCAC comes from Panicum virgatum strain AP13 chromosome 4K, P.virgatum_v5, whole genome shotgun sequence and encodes:
- the LOC120704366 gene encoding disease resistance protein RPM1-like isoform X2, which produces MADALFIVLRKVALSLGEEALQKIGTEVVEVAPIMTDFEHSMKQIEGELLILQAFIGQVSAQRFGDKAFDAWLDQVRDVAHEVEDIIDEYAYLTVQAVDTSSFFKRKFHQIKNFVAWQKFHSQISQVETRIQRLGEMRNRYGLLVGKVDKKNDFQLANQLYMSDSAYLTDNSEIVGHVDEIGQLTEWLLEERQDRNLMAVFGMGGLGKTTITSSVYKNQKIITSFDCHAWITVSQTFQVEELLREIINQLIDERARKASGFLAMRRMRLVEVIQSYLQDKKYFIVLDDVWDKDVWLFLNYAFARNNCGSKVLITTRRKDVSSLAADNYVIELNTLNYAESWELFCKKAFRSSQDNICPENVRSWAHKIVANCQGLPLAIVTIGSILAYRDKEHEWAFFYKQLSWQLANNPELSWISNVLNMSLNDLPCYLRSCFLYCALYPEDYKIKRKLISKLWIAEGLVEDRGDGTTMEEVAECYLTELTQRSLLLVTERNACGKARTFLMHDLVRELTSIVAKNEKFGIAFGDVGISQGCHEARRLCIQRGAQTSNTSAGSRLHSFILFDTEVPSSWIYDSLSRFRLLRVLCLKFANVEEVPGVVTELYILRYLDFSHTKVKNIPTSIKKLVNLQVLDLRFSYVKELPLELTMLTSLRHLHVFMVHDLQERSRDCFSATKILGSICHLKNLQALQIVSANKDLVSQLGNLKSLRSLAIVKVRQCYIAELWNSLTEMPNLSRLVISAFDMDEVLDFRMLKPLPHLRFFRLAGKLDAGELPSIFYNFEKLTWLKIDWSGLKKDPISSFSHMLNLVDLRLHGTYDGEQLTFCAGWFPKLNYLQLASMKNLNWIEIEGGTMMRLIQLELFGLGNLKAVPNGIKYIKTLHQMYLTDMPNQFLESLRGSGSHIVQHIHNIHTFESSDSEAVNDLISLRYLSKKFGPGAIKHASAN
- the LOC120704366 gene encoding disease resistance protein RPM1-like isoform X1 — its product is MADALFIVLRKVALSLGEEALQKIGTEVVEVAPIMTDFEHSMKQIEGELLILQAFIGQVSAQRFGDKAFDAWLDQVRDVAHEVEDIIDEYAYLTVQAVDTSSFFKRKFHQIKNFVAWQKFHSQISQVETRIQRLGEMRNRYGLLVGKVDKKNDFQLANQLYMSDSAYLTDNSEIVGHVDEIGQLTEWLLEERQDRNLMAVFGMGGLGKTTITSSVYKNQKIITSFDCHAWITVSQTFQVEELLREIINQLIDERARKASGFLAMRRMRLVEVIQSYLQDKKYFIVLDDVWDKDVWLFLNYAFARNNCGSKVLITTRRKDVSSLAADNYVIELNTLNYAESWELFCKKAFRSSQDNICPENVRSWAHKIVANCQGLPLAIVTIGSILAYRDKEHEWAFFYKQLSWQLANNPELSWISNVLNMSLNDLPCYLRSCFLYCALYPEDYKIKRKLISKLWIAEGLVEDRGDGTTMEEVAECYLTELTQRSLLLVTERNACGKARTFLMHDLVRELTSIVAKNEKFGIAFGDVGISQGCHEARRLCIQRGAQTSNTSAGSRLHSFILFDTEVPSSWIYDSLSRFRLLRVLCLKFANVEEVPGVVTELYILRYLDFSHTKVKNIPTSIKKLVNLQVLDLRFSYVKELPLELTMLTSLRHLHVFMVHDLQERSRDCFSATKILGSICHLKNLQALQIVSANKDLVSQLGNLKSLRSLAIVKVRQCYIAELWNSLTEMPNLSRLVISAFDMDEVLDFRMLKPLPHLRFFRLAGKLDAGELPSIFYNFEKLTWLKIDWSGLKKDPISSFSHMLNLVDLRLHGTYDGEQLTFCAGWFPKLNYLQLASMKNLNWIEIEGGTMMRLIQLELFGLGNLKAVPNGIKYIKTLHQMYLTDMPNQFLESLRGSGSHIVQHIHNIHTFESSDSEVNNFCFAEYLANKFGPGAIKHAPTNCGYSST